In Peromyscus eremicus chromosome 2, PerEre_H2_v1, whole genome shotgun sequence, a single genomic region encodes these proteins:
- the LOC131904393 gene encoding ATPase family AAA domain-containing protein 3 translates to MSWLFGINKGPKGEGTGPPLPLPPAQPGAEGGGDRVAGDRQSPKDKWSNFDPTGLERAAKAARELEHSRHAKEALSLAQMQEQTLQLEQQSKLKEYEAAVEQLKSEQIRVQAEERRKTLSEETRQHQARAQYQDKLARQRYEDQLKQQQLLNEENLRKQEESVQKQEAMRRATVEREMELRHKNEMLRVEAEARARAKADRENADIIREQIRLKAAEHRQTILESIKTAGTLFGEGFRAFVTDWDKVTATVTGLTLLAVGVYSAKNATAVAGRYIEARLGKPSLVRETSRISVLEALRHPIQVSRRLVSRPQDALEGVILSPSLEARVRDIAIATRNTKKNKSLYRNVLMYGPPGTGKTLFAKKLALHSGMDYAIMTGGDVAPMGREGVTAMHKVFDWASTSRRGLLLFVDEADAFLRKRATEKISEDLRATLNAFLHRTGQHSSKFMLVLASNQPEQFDWAINDRIDEMVCFALPQREERERLVRMYFDKYVLKPATEGKQRLKVAQFDYGKKCSEVAQLTEGMSGREIAQLAVAWQAMAYASEDGVLTEAMMDSRVQDAVQQHQQKMQWLKVERPNLEASKPPCP, encoded by the exons ATGTCGTGGCTCTTTGGCATCAACAAGGGCCCCAAGGGCGAAGGCACAGGGCCTCCGTTGCCCTTGCCGCCCGCGCAGCCTGGCGCGGAGGGTGGCGGCGACCGTGTTGCCGGAGACCGGCAATCGCCCAAGGACAAATGGAGCAACTTTGACCCGACAGGCCTGGAGCGAGCGGCCAAAGCGGCGCGCGAGTTGGAGCATTCGC GCCATGCCAAGGAGGCACTGAGTCTTGCGCAGATGCAGGAGCAGACACTGCAGCTGGAACAGCAGTCTAAACTCAAG GAGTATGAAGCTGCTGTAGAGCAGCTGAAGAGTGAACAGATCCGGGTACAAGccgaggaaagaaggaaaacgcTGAGTGAAGAGACACGACAGCACCAGGCT AGGGCCCAATACCAGGATAAGCTAGCTCGACAACGCTATGAGGACCAGCTGAAACAGCAG CAACTTCTGAATGAAGAGAATTTAAGGAAACAAGAGGAGTCTGTGCAGAAGCAGGAGGCCATGCGTCGAG CCACTGTGGAGCGAGAGATGGAGTTGCGGCATAAGAATGAGATGTTGCGGGTAGAAGCTGAGGCCCGAGCACGGGCTAAGGCTGATCGAGAGAACGCAGACATAATCCGAGAACAGATTCGCCTAAAGGCTGCTGAACACCGCCAGACCATCTTGGAGTCTATCAA GACAGCTGGCACCTTGTTTGGTGAAGGATTCCGTGCCTTTGTGACAGACTGGGACAAAGTGACAGCCACG GTGACTGGATTGACACTACTGGCTGTTGGAGTCTATTCTGCTAAGAATGCTACTGCTGTTGCTGGTCGGTATATTGAGGCACGCTTGGGAAAGCCCTCCCTGGTGAGGGAGACCTCCCGCATCTCAGTGCTGGAGGCACTGAGGCATCCCATCCAG GTCAGCAGACGACTGGTCAGCAGACCCCAGGACGCACTGGAGGGTGTCATCCTCAGT CCTAGCCTGGAGGCACGGGTACGAGATATTGCCATCGCAACAAGAAATACCAAGAAGAACAAAAGCCTGTATAGAAATGTTCTAATGTATGGACCACCAGGGACTGGCAAGACACTGTTTGCCAAG AAACTCGCACTGCATTCAGGCATGGACTACGCCATCATGACAGGCGGGGACGTGGCCCCCATGGGGCGGGAGGGTGTGACCGCCATGCACAAGGTCTTCGACTGGGCAAGCACCAGCCGACGAGG CCTCCTGCTCTTTGTGGATGAAGCAGATGCCTTCCTCAGGAAGAGAGCAACT gaaaaaataagtgaaGACCTCAGGGCCACTCTGAATGCATTCCTACACAGGACAGGACAGCATAGTAGTAA GTTCATGCTGGTCCTGGCCAGTAACCAACCTGAGCAGTTTGACTGGGCCATCAATGACCGCATTGACGAGATGGTCTGCTTTGCCCTGCCACAGCGGGAGGAGCGAGAGCGCCTGGTGAGAATGTATTTTGACAAGTATGTCCTTAAGCCGGCCACAGAAGGAAAGCA ACGCTTGAAGGTGGCCCAGTTTGACTATGGAAAGAAGTGCTCAGAGGTCGCCCAGCTGACGGAGGGGATGTCAGGCCGGGAGATTGCTCAGCTTGCTGTGGCATGGCAG
- the Vwa1 gene encoding von Willebrand factor A domain-containing protein 1 codes for MLFWTALSLALSLRLALARSSVEHSATASAPQGDLLFLLDSSASVSHYEFSRVREFVGQLVSAMPFGPEAVHASLVHVGSQPYTEFTFDQYSSGQAVQDAIRVASQRMGDTNTGLALAYAKEQLFAEVAGARLGVPKVLVWVTDGGSSDPVGPPMQELKDLGVTVFIVSTGRGNLLELLAAASAPAEKHLHFVDVDDLHIIAPELRDSITDAMQPQQLRVSEVMSNGFRLSWSPLLTVDSGYYVLEVVPSDKLAATRRQQLPGNATSWIWTDLNPDTDYEVALLPESNVRLLRPQYVRVRTLQEEAGPECIIISHTRPRSLRISWAPALGPDSTLGYHIQLGPLRGGSLQRVEVPPGHNSTTIQGLTPGTTYLVTVTAAFRSGRERALSAKACTASGERTRVPQSVRPEARPPEP; via the exons ATGCTCTTCTGGACTGCGCTCAGCCTGGCTTTGAGTTTGCGGTTGGCACTGGCGCGGAGCAGCGTAGAGCACA GTGCCACAGCATCAGCCCCCCAGGGGGACCTGTTGTTCCTGCTGGACAGCTCAGCCAGTGTGTCACACTATGAATTCTCAAGAGTTCGGGAATTTGTGGGGCAGCTGGTGTCTGCAATGCCTTTTGGCCCTGAGGCTGTGCATGCTAGCCTGGTGCATGTGGGGAGTCAGCCATACACAGAGTTTACTTTTGACCAATACAGTTCAGGCCAGGCTGTACAGGATGCCATACGTGTTGCATCCCAACGTATGGGTGACACCAATACAGGCTTGGCACTGGCTTATGCCAAAGAGCAATTGTTTGCTGAAGTAGCAGGTGCCCGGCTAGGGGTTCCAAAGGTACTGGTGTGGGTGACAGATGGCGGCTCCAGTGACCCCGTGGGCCCTCCTATGCAGGAGCTCAAGGACCTGGGTGTCACCGTCTTCATTGTTAGCACTGGCCGGGGCAACCTGTTGGAGCTGTTGGCAGCTGCCTCAGCTCCCGCTGAGAAGCACCTACACTTTGTGGATGTGGATGACCTTCACATCATTGCCCCAGAACTTCGGGACTCCATTACTG ATGCCATGCAGCCACAGCAGCTTCGTGTCTCGGAGGTTATGTCCAATGGCTTCCGCCTGTCCTGGTCACCCCTGCTGACAGTAGACTCTGGTTACTACGTGCTGGAGGTGGTGCCCAGTGACAAACTGGCAGCCACAAGACGCCAACAGCTGCCAGGGAATGCCACCAGCTGGATCTGGACCGATCTCAATCCCGACACAGATTATGAAGTAGCGCTGCTGCCTGAGTCCAACGTGCGCCTCCTGAGGCCCCAGTACGTGCGAGTACGCACGCTGCAAG AGGAGGCCGGGCCGGAGTGCATCATCATCTCGCATACCAGGCCGCGCAGCCTCCGCATAAGTTGGGCCCCCGCGCTTGGCCCGGACTCCACTCTTGGCTACCATATACAGCTCGGGCCTCTGCGGGGCGGCTCCCTGCAGCGCGTGGAGGTGCCCCCTGGCCACAACAGCACCACCATCCAGGGCCTGACACCCGGCACTACTTACCTGGTGACTGTGACTGCCGCCTTCCGCTCTGGCCGCGAGAGGGCGCTATCGGCTAAGGCCTGTACGGCCTCGGGCGAGCGGACTCGCGTCCCGCAGTCTGTGCGGCCGGAGGCCAGACCTCCAGAGCCGTGA